A genomic stretch from Aedes albopictus strain Foshan chromosome 2, AalbF5, whole genome shotgun sequence includes:
- the LOC134286913 gene encoding uncharacterized protein K02A2.6-like produces MPDPTVQQQSAGAFSQQPNSNQMLMQILQQQQQLMAQLTQQVSATQLAVQKMSGDETILDSLSSNITEFVYDPEHGSTFDSWFARYADLFDKDAEKLDDAAKVRLLMRKLNPAAHERFTSFILPRLSKELTFSETVAKLKTIFGSPVSVFHRRYLCLQTTKDDSDDFVTYSCKVNKACVDFKLRDLSEEQFKCLIFVCGLKSTRDSDIRMRLITKLNETTDISLEKVVEDCKSLQNLKQDNSLVEKQQSISAVNAVHQDRPAKPKHKQGGGGKVNNNQPKTPCWSCGGMHFSAECPFSEHQCRECKRKGHKEGYCACFSSGSASGSSKKKKKKYGAKSSKDVKIVSVNNITQRRKFSEIEINKVPVRLQIDSASDITIISDKYWRQIGQPQGTAPSCNAKSASGGSLDLAREFWCDVNISGKTKRCLCRVASPKLDLNILGSDWIEVFGLWDVPISSFCNKINSQQSRTEQSLQAQFPKVFSSEMGLCTKTKVRLTLKGEPKPVYRPKRPVAYSQQGAVEEEIQRLQNLGILQPVDHSDWAAPIVVVRKPNGKVRICADFSTGLNDALESNQCPLPLPEDIYTKMAGCKVFSHIDLSDAYLQVEVDPRDQALLTVNTGGSDTTPGAFQQIMDSVLSGIEETCGYLDDVLIGGRTQKEHDRNLKQVLQRLEEFGFTVRIEKCSFNMEEVEYLGQIMDGDGIRPDPDKTSAIATMPPPKDVSSLRSYLGAVNYYAKYVPEMRKLRFPMDQLLKSGAKWNWSEECQRSFNRFREILQSPLALMHYNPKLDIIVSADASNYGIGARIAHKLPDGSVKPIAHASRSLTPAESNYSQIEKEGLALIFAVTRFHRMIFGRHFVLETDHKPLLAIFGSKKGIPVYTANRLQRWALTLLLYDFSIKYVSTESFGYADILSRLINTHVRPNEEYVIASIELEDTMEDIVKQSVAALPVTFKMIQAGTQSDTVLKQNQNQPNRHSHCYMNYNQGRFIAEHQSSHQELLFSSNRASFASLREPEDNP; encoded by the exons ATGCCGGATCCAACTGTGCAGCAGCAGAGTGCGGGAGCATTTTCGCAACAGCCCAATTCCAATCAGATGCTGATGCAAATtctccagcaacagcagcagttgATGGCGCAACTCACTCAGCAGGTTTCAGCCACCCAGCTGGCCGTTCAGAAGATGTCGGGAGATGAAACCATTTTGGATTCATTGTCCAGCAACATCACCGAGTTCGTCTATGATCCCGAACATGGCAGTACTTTTGACTCTTGGTTCGCACGATATGCGGACTTGTTCGACAAAGACGCAGAAAAACTGGACGATGCAGCGAAAGTCCGGTTACTGATGAGGAAATTGAATCCAGCAGCGCACGAACGGTTTACCAGTTTTATTTTGCCTCGACTATCAAAGGAGTTAACATTCAGTGAAACAGTCGcgaaattgaaaacaattttcgGATCGCCAGTGTCAGTGTTTCATCGTCGTTATTTGTGCCTCCAAACGACAAAAGACGATTCCGATGATTTTGTGACGTATTCGTGCAAAGTTAACAAAGCGTGTGTGGATTTCAAGCTGCGCGACCTCTCCGAGGAACAGTTTAAATGTCTCATTTTTGTGTGTGGTTTAAAATCGACGCGAGATTCGGACATTCGCATGCGGTTAATTACCAAATTAAATGAGACGACGGACATCTCTCTGGAGAAAGTTGTGGAAGATTGTAAAAGTTTACAGAACCTGAAACAGGACAACAGTCTTGTGGAAAAACAGCAATCAATCAGTGCTGTTAATGCAGTGCATCAGGATCGACCTGCCAAACCTAAACACAAGCAAGGCGGTGGGGGAAAAGTGAATAACAATCAACCAAAAACTCCGTGTTGGTCGTGTGGGGGAATGCATTTTTCTGCAGAATGCCCATTCAGTGAACATCAGTGTCGGGAGTGCAAGCGAAAAGGACATAAAGAAGGATATTGTGCCTGTTTTTCGTCCGGCAGTGCTAGTGGCAGCagtaagaagaaaaagaagaagtacgGTGCAAAGAGCAGTAAGGATGTGAAGATTGTGTCAGTGAACAACATCACCCAACGGAGGAAGttttcggaaatcgaaatcaACAAGGTTCCAGTTCGGTTGCAGATCGATTCAGCGTCGGATATCACAATCATTTCTGACAAATATTGGCGACAAATCGGACAACCTCAAGGAACCGCACCCTCCTGCAACGCAAAATCTGCTTCTGGGGGATCACTCGATCTGGCCCGGGAATTTTGGTGCGATGTGAACATCAGCGGCAAAACAAAGCGGTGTTTGTGTCGTGTTGCTTCACCCAAACTGGATCTCAACATTCTAGGCTCTGACTGGATTGAGGTTTTCGGATTGTGGGACGTGCCTATCAGTTCGTTCTGCAATAAAATCAACAGTCAACAGTCTCGTACGGAACAGTCTCTGCAAGCCCAGTTCCCGAAAGTGTTTTCAAGTGAGATGGGACTCTGCACCAAAACAAAAGTGCGATTGACACTCAAAGGAGAACCAAAGCCAGTCTACCGTCCCAAACGTCCAGTTGCATACAGTCAGCAAGGTGCGGTAGAAGAAGAAATTCAACGTTTGCAGAATTTGGGAATCCTCCAACCAGTCGATCACTCCGATTGGGCAGCACCGATCGTCGTTGTGCGGAAACCAAACGGTAAAGTCCGCATTTGTGCTGATTTTTCAACAGGCCTCAACGATGCTCTGGAATCAAATCAGTGCCCGCTTCCATTGCCAGAAGACATCTACACGAAGATGGCCGGATGCAAGGTCTTCAGTCATATCGACCTATCCGACGCGTACCTCCAAGTGGAAGTGGACCCTCGAGATCAAGCTCTGTTGACAGTCAAtaccggggggagcgacacta CTCCGGGTGCATTCCAGCAGATCATGGATTCAGTGTTGAGTGGCATCGAGGAAACCTGTGGTTATTTGGATGACGTGTTGATTGGTGGTCGTACACAAAAGGAGCATGACCGCAATCTAAAACAAGTGCTTCAACGTCTGGAAGAATTCGGTTTTACAGTACGGATTGAGAAGTGCAGTTTCAACATGGAAGAAGTGGAATACTTGGGACAGATTATGGATGGAGATGGCATCAGACCCGATCCGGACAAGACATCAGCTATCGCCACCATGCCACCGCCCAAGGATGTTTCATCACTCCGTTCATACCTAGGAGCCGTAAACTATTACGCAAAATACGTTCCGGAAATGCGTAAACTGCGGTTCCCGATGGATCAACTGTTGAAATCTGGTGCGAAGTGGAATTGGTCAGAAGAATGTCAGCGTTCATTCAACCGTTTCCGTGAAATCCTGCAGTCACCGTTGGCGCTCATGCACTACAACCCAAAGTTGGACATCATAGTGTCGGCGGATGCGTCAAACTACGGAATCGGAGCGCGCATTGCCCACAAGCTACCAGACGGATCAGTGAAACCGATCGCACATGCGTCGAGAAGCCTCACACCAGCTGAGTCCAACTACAGTCAAATTGAAAAAGAGGGACTCGCGCTGATCTTCGCAGTTACACGGTTTCATCGCATGATTTTTGGACGACATTTCGTTTTGGAAACGGACCACAAGCCTTTGCTAGCGATATTTGGTTCAAAGAAAGGCATTCCGGTGTACACAGCCAACAGACTTCAGCGATGGGCATTAACTCTATTGCTGTACGACTTCAGTATCAAATATGTAAGTACAGAAAGTTTTGGTTATGCAGATATCCTATCCCGTCTGATCAACACCCACGTCCGTCCAAACGAGGAGTACGTTATCGCATCGATTGAACTGGAAGATACCATGGAAGACATCGTCAAGCAGTCAGTGGCAGCTCTCCCAGTCACGTTCAAGATGATTCAAGCTGGAACACAATCGGATACAGTACTGAAGCAG AACCAGAATCAGCCGAACCGTCACAGTCACTGTTACATGAACTACAATCAAGGGAGGTTCATCGCCGAGCACCAGTCAAGCCACCAAGAGCTACTATTCAGCAGCAACCGAGCCAGCTTCGCCAGTCTTCGAGAACCAGAAGACAACCCGTGA